The Loxodonta africana isolate mLoxAfr1 chromosome 18, mLoxAfr1.hap2, whole genome shotgun sequence genome includes the window catggtatattcaatattctttgccaataccacagttcaaatgcatcaactcttcttcattctttcttatcctttgtccagctttcccatgcatatgaagcaattgaaaataccatggcttggctcagatgcacttcagtcctcaaagtgatgtctttgctttttaactctttaaagaagtcttttgcagcacatttgcccaatgcaatacgttgtttgatttcttgactgctggtccgtgagcattgattgtggatccagataaaatgaaatccttgcgacttcaatcttttctctgtttatcatgatgttgcttactggtccagttgtgaggatttttgttttctttatgttaagttgtaagccatactgaaggctgtggtctttgatcttcatcagtgtttcaagtcctcttcactttcagcaagtaaggttgtgtcatctgcatatcacaggttgttaatgagccttcttccaatcctgatgccctgttctttttcataggcttcagcttctcagattatatgctcagtatacagattgaataagtatggtgaaaggacacaaccccaatgcacacttttcctgattttaaaccatgcagtatcctcttgttctgttggaaagactgcctcttgacctatggtacaggtttctcatgaacacagttaagtgttctggaatccccattctttgcaatgttatcggTAATTCGtcatgatccacacggtcgaatgcctttgcatagtcaataaaacacaggtaaacatctttctggtattctttgttttcagccaagatctatctaacctcagcaatgacatccctgtttcaagtcctcttctaaacctggcttgaatttctggcagttccctgtcaatgcactgctacaaacgtttttgaatgattttcagcaaaattttacttaatgatattgttccataatttccatgttctgctgggtcacctttctttggaatgggcacaaatatgggtctcttccagtcagttgccaggtcttccaaatttcttgatatagatgagtgagtgcttccagcgttgcttctgcttgttgaaacatctcagttggtattctgtgaagtcctggaggcttgttttttgcaaatACTTCCAGTGCAGTTCGGACtgcttccttcaatactattggttcttgttcatatggtacctcctgaaatggttgaaagtcgaccaactctttttggttcagtgactctgtgtattcttttcatcttcttttggtgcttcctgcgttgttcaatattttgtccagagaatccttcaatattacgaCTTGAAGcttaaatttttccttcagttctttcagcttgagaaatctgaGCAtatacttcccttttggttttctaactccaggtctttgcacatttcattataatactttgccttctggagtcaccctttaaaatcttttgttcGTTTCTTTTATGTGATCGTTTCATTTGTTCACTTtcgctactcaacattcaagagcaagtttcagagtctcctctgacatccattttggtcttttctttcttttctgtttttttttttttaatgtccttttgttttcttcatgtgtgatgtcctcgaCGTCATCTCACAACGTGTCTGGTTCGGTCGTTACTGATCAATACATCAgatccattcttgagatgatctctataTTCAGGTAGTATATATTCTAGTTTGTACCTTGGCTTTAGTggacttgtttaattttcttcagcttcagcttgaacttggaataagcagttgatggtctgttccatagtctgcccctggctttgttctggctgatgatcttgagcttttccattgtcccttcctgcagatttaattcctgtgtattccatccagtgaggtccacgtgtatagttgccgtttgttttgttgaaaaaaggtatctccAAAAAATAGGTTGTTgttcctgcaaaattctatcatgtgaccttcgatgttgtttctatccccaaggccgcattttccaactactgatccttgtttgtttcaattttcaaattccaatcaccagtaattatcaatccatcttgattgcatatttgatcaatttcagactgcagaaattggtaaaaatcttgagtttcttcatctttggcagtaGTGGTTGatctgtaaatttgaatagtcatatgaactggtctgccttgcaggtgtatggatagtatcctatcactgacagtgctgtacttcagaatAGCTTTTACgatgtcctttttgacaatgaatgtgatgccatccctcttcaatttgtcattcctggtgtgatggttaaggttgtatgtcaacttctgggccatgattctcagttgtttggcagttatgtaatgatgtagttatcttccattttgtgatataatgtaatcatctccatgatgtgatctgatgtgatcagccaatcagttgtaaggtgagtttccttaggggtgtggcttgcatccaatatatacggaccttctggcaaagcttgctgactTTTACTCactttggatcctgcatctggctcttcgtcatctgacctctggttcttgggacttgagccagcagcctgcggTATtggctgctgatcttgggatttgtcagcttccacagcctgtgagccagcagcctgccgtctgacctgctgatcttgggatttgtcggcttccacagcctgtgagccagcagcctaccgtctgacctgctgatcttgggatttgtcagcttccacagcctgtgagccagcagcctgccgtattggctgctgatcttgggatttgtcggcttccacagcccgtgagccagcagcctgccgtctgacctgctgatcttgggatttgtcagcttacacagcctgtgagccagcagcctgccgtctgacctgctgatcttgagtttataagcccctgcagctatgtgagtcaggaggagcctccagcctgatgcgtgacccatggacttgggacttgtcagcctctacaaccacatgagccaattccttgagataaatttctctctctctctctctttctctctatgcttcactggttttgcttctctagagaactcagcctggcatagtagaccatataattgtctgattaaaaatggccaatatcagtccatttcagctccctaattttttttttaatgcctaggatatcaatcttacaagtgtcccatttcatttttgacaactttcaattttcctagatcatacttcatacatttcacgtttcaattactaatggatgttggcatttgcagctgttccttctcattttgagtcatgccacatcagcattgAAAGttctggaagctttactccatccatgtcattaaggttcacGCTGgtatgaggaggcagctcttcccccgttgtattttgagtgtcttccaacctgaggggctcatcttctggcactatacagtgttcccctgctattcataaggttttcattggccagttttttctgaaatagatcaccaggtcctccttcctagtctgttttagtctagaagctctgctgagccctgtccagcatgggtgaccctgctgatatttgaaatatgggtggcatagctgccagcatcacagccaaATACTAGCCAccccagtacgacaaactgacagacaagtggtggattcACCCGTTCGCATGACAGACATTGCACTTCTGGATTTTTGTAATGACAGATTTCCAGCAGATGGCAATAAAGTATCTTGTTCTAACAAACTGAGTACTCATGACAATTTTCTGAATGTTTGAAGTCAAGAGTCTTGAAGAGTTGCTCTTTCCTAATTTGCAAAGACACCAATTTAGGCTGGGGCCCTGAAGCCATGCTGCTTCCTTCCTTTGTACTTGTCCAACTCACAACACGATTCTGTCCCAAGCTCACTGTGGTGAATGGAGCGCTCACTCGGCCAGGCTGCTGGGGTTCACTTTCTCCGTCCCTGCGGGGATGCAGGCCCCTGGGTCCATGCCTCGCTGACCTGCAGCTCCTTGGCCAGGTGGAGGCCCCGAGCGAGTACCAGAGGGAGACCTGGAACCTGAGCAATGTGGAGAAGATGCAGGCGGTGCCCATCCTACACGGAGAAGGCAACCGGCTCTTCAAGCTGGGCCGCTATGAGGAGGCTTCCGCCAAGTACCAGGAAGCCATCGTCTGCCTGCGGAACCTGCAGACCAAGGTCGGGGTGGCCAGGGGGCTGCCGGTGGGGAAGTAGCCTCGCACAGGCCACAGCGGGGTGGGAGGTCAGGCAGCCGTGGGGGGAGCAGCCCTGCAGCTGTGGGGGGGGGGTATGGGGatgggaggcaggcaggggccCCAGCTCACCGCTGCCGTTTCTCCACTGCACAGGAGAAGCCCTGGGAGGTGCAGTGGCTGAAGCTGGAAAAGATGACCAACACCCTGATCCTCAACTACTGCCAGTGCCTGCTGAAGAAGGAGGAGTACTACGAGGTGCTAGAGCACACCAGCGACATCCTGCGGCACCACCCAGGTGGGCGCGCGGACTCGGGTGGGGCGGGCATGCGGCCCAGAGAAGACCCTGGTGGGCTTGTCTTCTGACCCTGGCAAGGCCCCAGACCTTGCCGCCTCCCAGCGGGGTTTCTGCAAATGTGTGCCAGCGTCACAGGTGATTGACAAGCTGGGCTCATTTTAGGAGGTATTTTATTTGAACGTGTTTTAGGACAAATACATACCACCAAGCTTGTAATTTTGTGGAGCCATCAACAGGCCTTTTAAAAAAGGGGAGAATCGATAGAGAATGATGTTGAATAGGTACGAGTACAGGTGGCCGGCAGATAGGACGACATTTGTGGAAATGGCACTTGGACACCGTTAGCAATCACTGCAGCAGGTAATGCGTGTAGAGCGCCCCCTGGGGGCCAGGCAGTTAGTCCTCTGCATTTATTAGCTCATTCGCTCCTCATACTGCCCGGTGGACTAGGTATAGGGATAGAGCCTGAGGGTGATACAATTTGAGGAGCCTCCATaggaaaaaagaatacaaaattatgTGTGTAAAACTAGTTAAGGACCTTGTAAGGGTCCATGCAAGGGAGGGGAATAGATACTAtcgttatcattcccattttacagcggaggaaactgaggtacagagaggttgaGGACTCTGCCTGACCCATCATGGCCAGGGCTAAGTATTTTGTCAGCTGCTAAGTCCCAGTCAGGTGGGTCCCGCCCCATCCTTCCCACAGGCATTGTGAAGGCCTACTACGTGCGCGCCCGGGCTCACGCGGAGGTGTGGAACGAGGCGGAGGCCAAGGCGGACCTCCAGAAAGTGCTGGAGCTGGAGCCGTCCATGCGGAAGGCCGTGCGCAGGGAGCTGCAGCTGCTGGAGAGCCGCCTGGAGGAGAAGCGCGAGGAGGAGCGGCTGCGCTGTCGGAACATGCTGGGCTAGAGGGGGCCTGGGGCCGGGGAGCCACCGCCAGGCCCCCTGGCTCTCCCACTTGGTGCGGCAGCTGCTGGCCCGCGAGGCCTTGGGCTCCTTGCCCCAGCCCAGGGCCCCGGCCCAGTGGGCGGCTGCGTTGGATAGCGAGCAGATGGCCTGGTCGTTTCTGGCTCCCTTGACCGGGATTTTGgtgtcagtttttaaaatttatttaaaatcaaaATCATACATGCGCATGGTAAAATATCAGAGGACACAGACAAGCTTACGACTAAAAGCGAGGTTGCCCCTTCAGGCCTGTTCCTTAGCCCAGACGTAGGTTttgcttttaaagttttattgtggtaaaatatacgtaaCATAAAGGTGGCCATTTTTAACCCTCTTTAAGTGTACAATCAATTGTATTCATTACATTCACAGTGTCGGGCAACCTTCATCACCATCTACTTACAAAActtttc containing:
- the AIPL1 gene encoding aryl-hydrocarbon-interacting protein-like 1; this encodes MDAALLLNVEGIKKTILHGGTGDLPNFITGSRVTFHFRTTKCDEERTVIDDSKQVGQPMHIIIGNMFKLEVWEILLTSMRISEVAEFWCDTIHTGVYPILSRSLRQMAEGKDPTAWHVHTCGLANMFAYHTLGYEDLDELQKEPQPLIFVIELLQVEAPSEYQRETWNLSNVEKMQAVPILHGEGNRLFKLGRYEEASAKYQEAIVCLRNLQTKEKPWEVQWLKLEKMTNTLILNYCQCLLKKEEYYEVLEHTSDILRHHPGIVKAYYVRARAHAEVWNEAEAKADLQKVLELEPSMRKAVRRELQLLESRLEEKREEERLRCRNMLG